In Candidatus Brocadia sp., a single genomic region encodes these proteins:
- a CDS encoding undecaprenyl-phosphate glucose phosphotransferase, whose amino-acid sequence MLKKHSKFFESLLLLTDWFTLSITWISSYYLRFYSGIIPVYKGIPPLKIYLILLIFMIPLWGMVFKVFGLYRPRRVSTRISEIIDIGKASTFATLILIALTFLFRQYEFSRLTFLYFWLINIVSLSLTRILFREFLRFLRQKGYNQRYALIIGTEKLGQDLVKKLQKHPELGIQISGFLTNDPNTAGNTIQGIKVLGKYPDVREFIPKLGIDIVFVALPFNAHNQLKEVLNWIGDEMVSIMVLPDLFEFITLRGSVSEFEGMPLISLRDTPLYGWNIIVKRVLDVVFSSLVLVFTAPLMIIISILIKLTSEGPVFFKQERMGMDGKIFNMLKFRTMFINAEQATGPVWTKKDDPRCTKIGKLLRRTSLDELPQFFNVLRGNMSIVGPRPERPIFIRNFRNTIPKYMLRHKMKAGITGWAQVSGWRGNTSLEKRIEYDLYYIENWSLNFDLKIIWLTLWNGLINKHAY is encoded by the coding sequence ATGCTAAAGAAACACAGCAAGTTTTTCGAATCGTTATTGCTCCTTACCGACTGGTTCACCCTGTCCATCACGTGGATATCCTCCTACTACCTGAGGTTTTATTCGGGCATTATACCCGTTTATAAAGGGATTCCTCCCCTGAAAATTTACCTGATCCTCCTCATTTTCATGATTCCTTTATGGGGTATGGTTTTTAAAGTATTTGGGCTGTATCGTCCCCGCAGGGTTTCAACCAGGATTTCTGAAATCATAGATATTGGCAAGGCATCCACATTCGCCACACTGATCCTTATCGCGCTGACGTTCCTCTTCCGTCAATATGAATTTTCCCGTTTAACGTTCTTGTATTTCTGGCTCATCAACATTGTATCTCTCAGCCTGACTCGTATCCTGTTCCGGGAATTTCTACGTTTCTTGCGACAGAAGGGGTACAATCAGAGATACGCCTTGATCATAGGCACAGAAAAGTTGGGACAAGACCTCGTAAAAAAACTACAGAAACATCCCGAACTCGGAATTCAGATTTCCGGTTTCCTGACCAACGACCCGAATACTGCAGGAAACACCATACAGGGAATAAAGGTCCTGGGGAAATATCCGGATGTCCGTGAATTCATTCCAAAACTTGGTATCGATATTGTTTTTGTTGCCTTACCCTTTAATGCCCATAATCAACTGAAGGAGGTTTTAAATTGGATCGGTGACGAGATGGTTAGTATCATGGTCTTGCCAGACCTCTTTGAGTTCATTACCCTGCGTGGCAGTGTAAGTGAGTTTGAGGGCATGCCGCTCATCAGCCTTCGCGACACGCCTCTTTATGGCTGGAATATTATTGTAAAAAGGGTTCTGGACGTTGTTTTCTCCTCGCTTGTTCTCGTATTTACGGCCCCTCTTATGATCATTATCTCAATACTGATTAAACTAACTTCTGAAGGCCCTGTATTCTTTAAGCAGGAAAGGATGGGGATGGACGGTAAGATATTTAATATGCTCAAATTCCGAACGATGTTTATCAATGCGGAACAAGCAACGGGACCCGTTTGGACGAAGAAGGACGACCCAAGGTGCACCAAAATAGGCAAATTGCTGAGGAGGACGAGTCTGGATGAGCTTCCGCAGTTTTTTAATGTATTACGAGGAAACATGAGTATTGTCGGACCACGTCCTGAAAGACCAATCTTTATAAGAAATTTCAGAAACACCATTCCAAAATACATGTTAAGGCACAAAATGAAGGCGGGAATCACTGGCTGGGCACAAGTTAGCGGCTGGCGTGGAAATACATCATTGGAAAAACGAATTGAATACGACCTGTATTACATTGAAAACTGGTCATTAAACTTTGATCTGAAGATAATCTGGCTTACGCTGTGGAACGGACTTATTAACAAACATGCATACTAA
- a CDS encoding glycosyltransferase family 4 protein: protein MRVAIVHDWLTGMRGGEKVLEVFCELFPEADIFTLIHRHGSVSKTIEDRNIQTSFLQRVPLAKRNYRSFLLLFPLAIEGFDMREYDMVLSSSHCVAKGVLTSPSAVHVCYCHTPMRYVWDHYYTYFGNGKKGIISRFLIPAIAHYLRMWDVASSNRVDYFVANSYHVANRIKKYYKRSAEVIHPPVDCSLYTPPESQREGDYYLVVSAFAPYKRIDIAVDAFERMSLPLVIIGGGQEEEQIRKMAKKHVQCIGWQSSESLKEYYRGCKALIFPGEEDFGIVPLEAQACGKPVIAFAKGGVLETVHGVYAHCDSAMEKTPGGPETPTGVFFTKQTTESLMEAVRFFEHHKDLFDPLLIRKHAESFDRLTFKEKFKQYTEKLLC from the coding sequence CTTTCCAGAAGCAGACATTTTTACATTAATCCATCGTCATGGCTCAGTTTCAAAGACAATAGAGGACAGAAATATTCAAACCTCCTTCCTCCAAAGAGTGCCTCTTGCGAAAAGGAACTACCGCTCTTTTCTGTTGTTATTCCCTTTAGCAATAGAAGGTTTCGATATGAGAGAGTACGATATGGTTCTGTCCAGCAGTCACTGCGTGGCCAAAGGGGTGTTGACCTCTCCATCTGCAGTCCATGTATGCTACTGCCATACCCCGATGCGCTATGTATGGGATCATTACTACACCTATTTTGGTAACGGTAAAAAGGGGATCATTTCCAGGTTTTTGATACCTGCCATAGCACATTACCTGCGGATGTGGGATGTTGCCTCCAGTAACCGGGTGGATTACTTTGTGGCAAACTCCTATCATGTTGCAAACCGGATAAAAAAATATTATAAAAGATCGGCGGAGGTCATTCACCCGCCCGTAGATTGTTCGCTTTACACACCTCCGGAGAGTCAAAGAGAAGGAGACTACTATCTGGTTGTATCAGCCTTTGCTCCCTATAAAAGGATTGATATTGCTGTAGATGCATTTGAAAGAATGAGTTTACCGCTTGTCATTATCGGAGGGGGACAAGAAGAAGAGCAAATCAGGAAGATGGCAAAAAAACACGTACAGTGTATTGGATGGCAATCCAGCGAATCTTTGAAGGAATATTACCGGGGATGCAAAGCATTAATCTTTCCTGGAGAAGAAGACTTTGGAATCGTCCCTTTGGAGGCACAGGCATGCGGAAAACCTGTAATTGCCTTTGCTAAAGGGGGGGTGTTAGAAACCGTTCATGGTGTATACGCTCATTGTGATTCCGCAATGGAAAAGACACCCGGGGGGCCAGAAACACCTACCGGTGTATTTTTTACAAAACAAACGACAGAGTCCTTGATGGAGGCTGTAAGGTTTTTTGAACACCATAAAGACCTATTTGATCCACTTTTAATTAGAAAACATGCGGAAAGTTTTGATCGCTTAACATTTAAAGAAAAGTTTAAACAATATACTGAAAAACTTTTATGCTAA
- a CDS encoding biotin/lipoyl-binding protein, translated as MKKLRVTVGGKVYEVTVEILEENERGTPQPSKPVTPPSVQEQAVPATVLPIHAGPGGIVSPLAGRVVAMSVHVGQTVNEGDQLMIIEAMKMNNYIYAPQSSQISAILVKIGDAVEEGQQLLIFS; from the coding sequence ATGAAAAAGCTTAGAGTGACTGTGGGCGGAAAGGTGTATGAAGTGACAGTTGAAATCCTTGAAGAGAATGAGCGCGGAACCCCGCAACCATCCAAACCTGTTACACCGCCTTCCGTTCAGGAACAGGCAGTACCGGCCACGGTTTTACCCATTCACGCCGGGCCGGGAGGAATTGTCAGTCCGCTGGCAGGCAGAGTAGTCGCCATGTCTGTGCATGTGGGGCAAACTGTTAATGAAGGAGATCAGTTGATGATCATTGAGGCGATGAAAATGAATAATTACATTTATGCACCTCAGAGCAGTCAAATTTCAGCCATTCTTGTAAAAATTGGAGATGCAGTAGAAGAAGGTCAACAGCTGTTAATCTTTTCATAA
- a CDS encoding tetratricopeptide repeat protein, translated as MHTNKMRRRPQISQITQINKKSVKSVFVFFFCAICVICSFKYSFIGLKYASFDLLAEDFRPNLVWEINTQETGLAKAALQIAQESYPEIDIEQYLKKLDSIIQNIKKSLNDETEPEQIIKTINVVLFNELQFKYVQTGELEYLSLNKVLDAKTGNCVGLSILYLSIAEGLHLPIYGVSVPEHIFVRYDDGDFRKNIETGYEGMATPDSYYVHMPGKRISQTSIKNGYYLKNLTTNEVIADIYLNRSIIQKEKGNIQAALKDINHAIQLHGNDAVAYCNRGVLNEKMNDRERALEDYNKAIALNPDYAPAYYNRGSVYASMEIIDRAIMDYSKALSLDPNSTLSYYNRGIAFKMIGRADLAIEDMSSAISSNPQFAAAYAQRGLAYAESGEPEKALEDFNKALELDPNNTEMYMKRGILHADAQRFDKAIEDITIFIKFAPGNSFAYYIRAKAYRGKGDIERAMEDYNRVLELSPRMAGVYFERGQMQNQLEKHEDALADFNASIELFPYNPFAYLHRGNTYKMLGNNKDALRDYLAYLKLNPNAPDVEEVKRAIEDIKNNL; from the coding sequence ATGCATACTAACAAAATGAGAAGACGACCACAGATTTCACAGATTACACAGATAAATAAAAAATCTGTGAAATCTGTTTTTGTATTTTTTTTCTGTGCAATCTGTGTAATCTGCAGTTTCAAATATTCTTTCATTGGTTTGAAGTATGCCTCGTTCGATTTATTGGCAGAAGATTTTAGGCCAAATCTGGTCTGGGAAATTAATACGCAGGAAACAGGGCTGGCAAAAGCTGCACTTCAAATTGCGCAAGAATCGTATCCTGAAATAGACATAGAACAGTATCTCAAAAAGCTCGATAGCATTATTCAAAATATCAAGAAAAGTCTTAATGACGAAACAGAACCGGAACAGATTATCAAAACCATCAACGTTGTACTCTTCAACGAACTCCAGTTTAAGTATGTACAAACAGGCGAACTAGAGTATCTATCCTTAAACAAGGTATTGGACGCAAAGACCGGCAACTGCGTAGGGCTGTCGATTCTCTATCTCAGTATTGCAGAAGGGTTACACCTGCCAATCTACGGTGTAAGCGTACCAGAGCATATCTTTGTGCGTTACGACGACGGAGATTTTCGCAAGAACATTGAAACAGGCTATGAGGGTATGGCCACTCCCGACAGTTACTACGTACATATGCCTGGGAAGCGCATTTCACAAACAAGCATCAAGAATGGATATTATCTCAAAAATCTCACCACGAACGAAGTAATTGCTGATATTTATCTAAACCGTTCCATAATACAAAAAGAGAAAGGTAATATACAGGCCGCTTTGAAAGACATAAACCATGCTATCCAATTACACGGGAACGATGCCGTAGCCTATTGTAACCGGGGTGTCCTTAACGAAAAAATGAATGATCGCGAACGTGCCCTGGAGGATTATAACAAGGCCATTGCCCTGAATCCTGACTATGCACCGGCATATTACAACCGTGGTTCTGTTTATGCCTCAATGGAAATTATTGACAGAGCCATCATGGATTATAGCAAGGCGCTGTCTTTAGACCCCAATTCAACCTTGTCCTATTATAACCGGGGCATCGCATTTAAAATGATCGGGAGGGCAGACCTGGCAATCGAAGACATGAGCAGCGCCATTTCTTCAAACCCTCAATTTGCGGCTGCATATGCCCAGCGTGGCCTGGCTTACGCCGAATCAGGTGAACCAGAAAAAGCCCTGGAAGACTTTAACAAGGCGCTGGAACTTGATCCCAATAATACCGAAATGTACATGAAAAGGGGAATTCTTCATGCTGATGCACAGCGCTTTGATAAAGCTATTGAGGACATAACGATCTTCATAAAATTCGCACCAGGGAATTCCTTTGCCTATTATATTCGTGCCAAAGCATACCGCGGAAAGGGAGATATTGAAAGGGCTATGGAAGATTATAACAGGGTGTTAGAATTGAGTCCCCGAATGGCTGGAGTATACTTCGAACGAGGTCAAATGCAAAACCAGTTAGAAAAACACGAAGATGCCCTTGCGGACTTCAACGCATCCATAGAACTCTTTCCATACAACCCTTTTGCCTATCTCCACCGTGGAAATACTTACAAGATGCTCGGCAATAATAAAGACGCGCTAAGGGATTACTTGGCCTATCTAAAACTCAACCCCAATGCCCCCGATGTAGAAGAAGTAAAAAGGGCTATAGAAGATATCAAAAATAACCTATAA
- a CDS encoding sodium ion-translocating decarboxylase subunit beta — protein MWGIALVLLYLAVYKGFEPLLLVPIAFGSLIANLPTQGIVNLPVHNQPGGLYYYISKGITWEVFPPLIFLGVGALTDFGPLIANPRTFLLGAAAQLGIFVTFLGASCLGFTAKQAASIGIIGGADGPTAIFMCNRLAPELLAPIAVAAYSYMSLVPLIQPPIMKLLTTRHERRIRMKSLRKVSKLEKLLFPLIITVLCVLLIPASSALIFMLMLGNFLRECSVTERLVNAAQNEIINVVTIFLGTSVGVTMTGERFLNIETLKILFLGAFAFAVSTAGGVLMGKVMNYLSPHNPVNPLIGAAGVSAMPISARVAHLEGQREDPNNYLIMHAMGPNVAGGIGAVVVAGYYIASLSR, from the coding sequence ATGTGGGGTATAGCGCTTGTACTGCTTTACCTTGCAGTATACAAAGGTTTTGAACCATTGCTGCTTGTGCCGATTGCTTTCGGGTCACTCATTGCAAATCTACCAACCCAGGGTATCGTCAATCTTCCGGTCCACAATCAGCCCGGCGGTCTTTACTATTACATCTCGAAAGGAATTACCTGGGAGGTATTTCCTCCATTAATTTTTCTGGGAGTCGGGGCACTGACTGATTTTGGACCACTGATTGCCAACCCACGTACGTTTCTCTTGGGAGCTGCTGCGCAACTGGGAATATTCGTTACTTTCCTTGGGGCATCCTGCCTTGGTTTTACTGCAAAGCAGGCGGCATCTATCGGAATTATTGGCGGGGCGGATGGCCCTACGGCTATTTTTATGTGCAATAGGCTTGCACCGGAACTGTTAGCGCCGATTGCAGTAGCTGCCTATAGTTATATGTCTCTCGTTCCTTTGATTCAACCTCCTATCATGAAATTATTAACTACACGGCATGAAAGGAGAATCAGAATGAAATCGCTGCGAAAAGTGTCAAAGCTGGAAAAACTCCTTTTTCCCCTGATTATCACCGTTCTTTGTGTGCTGCTCATTCCTGCATCTTCGGCTTTAATCTTCATGCTGATGCTGGGAAATTTCCTTCGCGAATGCAGTGTAACGGAACGTCTGGTGAATGCCGCCCAAAACGAGATCATCAATGTCGTTACGATTTTCCTTGGTACCAGTGTTGGTGTAACGATGACAGGCGAACGATTTCTTAATATCGAAACGCTTAAAATTCTGTTTCTGGGTGCCTTTGCTTTTGCAGTTTCAACGGCAGGTGGTGTTCTCATGGGTAAGGTAATGAATTACCTGAGCCCCCATAATCCCGTTAATCCACTTATTGGTGCAGCGGGAGTTTCTGCAATGCCTATATCAGCACGTGTTGCCCATCTGGAAGGTCAAAGGGAGGATCCGAATAATTATCTTATTATGCATGCGATGGGGCCAAATGTCGCCGGAGGGATAGGTGCCGTTGTTGTAGCCGGTTATTATATTGCGAGCTTGAGTAGATGA